GTTTACAAGCAAATCGTCCCGGAAGTCACACAAGAACCGGATTACGACAAAGCGCTGCAGGCCCTGACTGACCTTGTCGGCTAATGCTAATCGATCGTCTTCGCACAAGTTCGTGCATGATCGCCATCATCGCCGCGATTTTGTACGTCGATGCTCGCTACTCCGTCCCAGGTGCAACGGGATTGTACCTCGTGCCGCTGCTGCTCATCTTTGCCCTCGGTACGGCCTGGGACATTTGTGGTCTGTTACTCCGCGCGGGTTTTCCCATGCATCGCGGTGTCACTCTGCTCGGGACCGCCATGATCAGCGCAGCACCTGCGGTGGTTATGATTTGGAACTTCGCCGCTGCAGTGATGCCGGAGTGGGTAACGCCTTACCCCGAGGACTGCCCGATCGGTTTGATGGGCTGGACCACGATCGCGGGTGTCGTCGCGATGAACTTATGCTTCCTCGACGAGATCAAAGACTATAGCGTTGCCTCGGATCCGTTGGGTGTGCTTCGCCGACTCTGTGCGAGCCTGTTCATTGCGGTCTACGTAGGCCTGCCGATGAGTCTGCTGCTCGTCCTCCGGACGCTGGGTGATGATATCGTGGTGAATTCGAACGCCCCGGACGCGTTCGGCAATTGGGGATTGGCTGCGGTTTTGACGATGATCGCTACCACGAAGAGCACTGATATTGGTGCTTACTTTACGGGCAAAGCGATGGGGCGCCGAAAACTGATTCCGCGGCTCAGCCCTGGAAAAACTGTCGAGGGGTCCGTGGGCGGGTTGGTGCTCGCGACCGTGGTGGCAGGAGCCTGCCTCGCCTATTTATTTCCCGCGCTCAGCCCCCACAATGCCCCGCCGTTGGCATTGGCGTTGCTTCTCGGCCCCCTGTTGGGGATTTGCGGCATGGTGGGTGATCTCGCTCAGTCGTTGGTCAAACGAGCTTGCGGTGCGAAAGACTCTGGAAGTTTACTGCCGGGGATGGGGGGCGTTTGGGATGTAACAGATAGCCTGATTTTCGCGTCTTTGCCGGCTTTCCTATGTTTCGCGGCGGTGGCATGACGTTTACCCCAGCATTGGGTTAAAATGCTGTCATTCCCCTAAGAAGATTCGACGAGATGGCTGGCAAGTGGCTAGAATCTCGGCTGCATTCGTATACGCCTCTGTGAGTTTGTTGCGATCAACGATTCCTGTCTCCCACTCTTTGTTTTGTGAAGCCCGTCATGCACGAAGCCACTCTTTCAACGGCGGGCCCCGATGAAGTCTTGATGTTGTTCGGTCCGCGTGACCAGCACGTTCGGAAGCTGCGTCGACTTTTTGGAGTTGATATCACTCATCGCGATGGTCGTGTCCGTGTCGCTGGCGAAGAACCCAAGGTCGCCGCCGCAGTCCGCGCTCTCGAGCGACTTCGCGTGATTGCGCGAAAGAAAAACGGATTGTCCGTGGGCGACATCGAGACGGCCGCGACGGAGGAAGGCGCGACGATTGAAAATGGTGAACCGGCGCGCCCGAGTAGCGAGGCGATCAACATCCAACATGCCGGCCGGAAAATTGTCCCGCGGACGCCTGGTCAAGCAAAATATGTCGACACAATTCGATCGCACGACCTGACTTTTGCGACTGGTCCGGCTGGTTGTGGGAAAACCTATCTCGCCGTAGCCACCGCAGTCGAAGCATACAAAGCGGGCCAGGTTCGGAAAATTGTGTTGGTCCGGCCCGCCGTTGAGGCTGGCGAAAGCCTCGGATTTCTACCTGGGGATCTGCGAGCCAAACTGAACCCATACCTACGCCCGTTGATGGACGCCTTGGGCGAAATGGTGGATTACGATCAAGC
This genomic window from Allorhodopirellula heiligendammensis contains:
- a CDS encoding phosphatidate cytidylyltransferase, giving the protein MLIDRLRTSSCMIAIIAAILYVDARYSVPGATGLYLVPLLLIFALGTAWDICGLLLRAGFPMHRGVTLLGTAMISAAPAVVMIWNFAAAVMPEWVTPYPEDCPIGLMGWTTIAGVVAMNLCFLDEIKDYSVASDPLGVLRRLCASLFIAVYVGLPMSLLLVLRTLGDDIVVNSNAPDAFGNWGLAAVLTMIATTKSTDIGAYFTGKAMGRRKLIPRLSPGKTVEGSVGGLVLATVVAGACLAYLFPALSPHNAPPLALALLLGPLLGICGMVGDLAQSLVKRACGAKDSGSLLPGMGGVWDVTDSLIFASLPAFLCFAAVA
- a CDS encoding PhoH family protein; this encodes MHEATLSTAGPDEVLMLFGPRDQHVRKLRRLFGVDITHRDGRVRVAGEEPKVAAAVRALERLRVIARKKNGLSVGDIETAATEEGATIENGEPARPSSEAINIQHAGRKIVPRTPGQAKYVDTIRSHDLTFATGPAGCGKTYLAVATAVEAYKAGQVRKIVLVRPAVEAGESLGFLPGDLRAKLNPYLRPLMDALGEMVDYDQARGLMEQDLIEIIPLAYMRGRTLNDAFIILDEAQNTTVAQMKMFLTRLGERSKMVVSGDTTQLDLPRGVRSGLRDALYRLNKINGIGVIRLGARDIVRHRLVQSIVEAYEASERREELGEVLTFDGAAEHQP